One genomic window of Numida meleagris isolate 19003 breed g44 Domestic line chromosome 1, NumMel1.0, whole genome shotgun sequence includes the following:
- the SAMM50 gene encoding sorting and assembly machinery component 50 homolog, whose product MGTVHARSLEPLPASGPDFGALGEEAELVEVEPEAKQEILENKDVVVQHVHFDGLGRTKDDIIMYEISDVFKAKNLIDVMRKSHEAREKLLRLGIFRQVEVLIDTCQGDDALPNGLDVTFEVTELRRLTGSYNTMVGNNEGSMVLGLKFPNLFGRAEKVTFQFSYGTKETSYGLSFFKPQPGNFERNFSVNLYKVTGQFPWSSLRETDRGISTEFNFPIWKTNHTLKWEGVWRELGCLARTASFSVREESGHSLKSSLSHAMVIDSRNSSILPKRGALLKINQELAGYTGGDVSFLKEDFEFQLNKQLLWDSVFSASLWGGMLVPIGDKPSSIADRFYLGGPTSVRGFSMYSIGPQSDGDYLGGEAYWAGGLHLYTPLPFRPGRGGFGDLFRTHFFLNAGNLCNLNYGDGPKAHLQKLAEYIRWSYGAGIVLRLGNIARLELNYCFPMGVQSGDRICDGVQFGAGIRFL is encoded by the exons GTGGTCGTTCAGCACGTGCATTTTGATGGACTTGGAAGGACCAAAGATGACATTATCATGTATGAAATCTCAGATGTTTTCAAGGCTAAAAATCTCATTGAT GTAATGAGAAAATCGCATGAAGCTCGTGAAAAGCTGCTTCGTCTAGGAATCTTTAGACAGGTAGAGGTTCTGATCGATACCTGTCAAG gaGATGATGCCCTTCCAAATGGTTTAGATGTAACCTTTGAGGTGACAGAATTGAGAAGGCTAACTGGAAGCTATAACACTATGGTTGGCAACAATGAAGGCAGTATG GTACTTGGGCTAAAGTTCCCCAATCTCTTTGGACGTGCAGAAAAGGTAACCTTCCAGTTCTCGTACGGAACAAAGGAAACTTCATATGGCCTGTCATTCTTCAAGCCACAGCCTGGAAACTTCGAAAGAAA tttttcagttaaCCTGTATAAAGTAACTGGACAGTTCCCTTGGAGTTCTCTTCGTGAAACTGATAGAGGAATATCAACAGAATTTAAT tTTCCAATCTGGAAAACCAATCACACACTGAAGTGGGAGGGTGTGTGGAGAGAACTTGGCTGCCTTGCTAGAACAGCATCCTTTTCTGTTCGAGAAGAAAGTGGACACTCTCTTAAATCTTCTCTATCT CATGCCATGGTAATTGATTCCCGGAACTCTTCAATCTTGCCAAAACGAGGTGCTTTGCTGAAAATTAATCAG gAATTGGCTGGATATACAGGTGGAGATGTGAGCTTTCTAAAAGAAGATTTTGAATTTCAGTTGAAtaagcagcttctctgggactcg GTTTTTTCAGCATCACTTTGGGGTGGAATGCTAGTACCCATTGGAGACAAACCATCCAGTATAGCTGATAG GTTTTACCTTGGTGGACCAACAAGCGTGCGAGGATTCAGTATGTACAGCATTGGACCCCAGAGTGACG GTGATTACTTGGGAGGAGAAGCCTACTGGGCTGGAGGTTTGCATCTCTACACTCCTCTACCTTTCCGACCAGGCAGAGGAGGGTTTGGAGACCTTTTCCGAACACATTTCTTCCTCAATGCCGGAAACCTCTGTAATCTTAACTATG GTGATGGTCCCAAAGCTCACCTGCAGAAGCTGGCAGAATATATCCGATGGTCTTACGGTGCTGGAATAGTGCTCCGACTTGGAAACATTGCTAGATTAGAACTTAATTACTGTTTTCCCATGGGAGTACAGTCGGGTGacag gatATGTGATGGTGTTCAGTTTGGAGCAGGAATCAGATTCCTGTAA